In a genomic window of Azotosporobacter soli:
- a CDS encoding transporter substrate-binding domain-containing protein, which translates to MKKWMVSMLFTLLAVFSLGQTTFAGETPAVSQSRLELIQKRGYILIGTTGDYKPFSYYDAEANTYTGYDIDAALLLARDLGVEARFVKTTWPTLLRDLLADQFDIAMGGITRTFEREKKAHLSHGYIPFGKAALIRGVDQEKYVSLASIDQSGVKIGVNPGGTNEKFVRANIKNAEIIVVTNNLAIPKMVANAQVDVMITDSIEALRYAKEDASLFAACTEQPFTSNQFGYLMKHGEQDFANFVDMWMEEMVLKKEFDGLRKKWID; encoded by the coding sequence ATGAAAAAATGGATGGTATCGATGCTTTTTACGCTTTTGGCTGTTTTTTCGCTCGGGCAAACGACTTTTGCCGGCGAAACGCCTGCGGTTTCGCAGTCGCGTCTGGAATTGATTCAAAAACGGGGCTATATTTTGATCGGCACAACCGGAGACTACAAACCGTTTTCCTACTATGACGCTGAGGCGAACACGTATACAGGCTATGATATTGATGCCGCGTTGCTGTTGGCGCGCGATCTGGGCGTGGAAGCGAGATTTGTCAAAACGACTTGGCCGACCTTGCTGCGCGATCTGCTGGCGGATCAGTTCGATATTGCGATGGGCGGGATTACCCGGACGTTTGAACGGGAAAAGAAAGCGCACCTGTCGCATGGCTATATTCCTTTCGGCAAAGCGGCGTTGATTCGCGGCGTAGATCAGGAAAAGTACGTCAGCCTTGCCAGCATTGATCAGTCCGGCGTAAAGATCGGCGTCAATCCGGGCGGTACGAATGAGAAATTTGTCCGCGCCAACATCAAGAACGCGGAAATCATCGTTGTGACGAATAATCTGGCGATCCCGAAAATGGTAGCAAACGCGCAGGTGGACGTGATGATCACGGACAGCATCGAGGCGCTGCGTTATGCGAAAGAGGATGCGAGTTTGTTTGCCGCCTGCACGGAGCAGCCTTTTACTTCCAACCAGTTCGGCTATCTGATGAAGCACGGCGAACAGGACTTCGCTAATTTCGTGGACATGTGGATGGAAGAAATGGTGTTAAAGAAAGAGTTCGACGGCTTGCGTAAAAAGTGGATTGATTAA
- a CDS encoding DsbA family protein, producing MKTKIYYVMDTMCGWCYGFSDVISQIHAAHKDKFDFTVVPSGMWVGGHVQKMNSALAAFMKTHNVTIAQLSGKTFGSAFEKNILEKENFVLDSLPGAKAMLVMQTLQKESLFEYMKKIYHAFYVLGQDANDWQVYAELALSFGIAKDVFEKEYFSAAQGKSVQESFAFAQQLGVSTYPSVVAVVDGKAHLLSQGYKTFDEVNAAIRNYR from the coding sequence ATGAAAACCAAGATCTATTATGTTATGGACACGATGTGCGGCTGGTGTTATGGCTTTAGTGACGTAATAAGCCAAATTCATGCGGCGCATAAGGATAAATTTGATTTCACGGTTGTGCCTTCCGGGATGTGGGTTGGCGGGCATGTGCAGAAAATGAACAGCGCTCTGGCTGCGTTTATGAAAACGCATAATGTGACCATTGCCCAACTGTCCGGGAAAACGTTTGGCAGTGCGTTTGAAAAAAACATCCTAGAAAAAGAGAATTTCGTTTTAGACAGCCTGCCTGGCGCTAAGGCGATGCTCGTCATGCAAACGCTGCAAAAAGAGAGTCTGTTCGAATACATGAAAAAAATATATCATGCCTTTTATGTGCTGGGCCAAGACGCGAATGATTGGCAGGTTTATGCGGAGCTTGCACTTTCTTTTGGCATTGCGAAGGATGTTTTTGAAAAAGAATATTTTTCGGCTGCGCAGGGAAAGAGCGTGCAGGAGAGTTTTGCTTTCGCGCAGCAATTAGGCGTGTCGACCTATCCCAGTGTGGTGGCAGTCGTGGATGGGAAGGCGCACTTACTTTCACAGGGGTATAAAACGTTCGATGAAGTCAATGCAGCAATTCGCAACTATCGCTAA
- a CDS encoding metallophosphoesterase family protein, with protein MLKKGAILFLFVWGLLALVSSPCVAALPSVQDYQRIVVLGDPHYPTRPQNTDAALSLELVEAKQNAVDEINSWDDVALVVVVGDIVAAQGTEEEYAEARGFIERIKKPVAVIPGNHDLIYRDEPNVKGKLQRAAAKEREMKVERFKTAYGLEEVYYSKKVGDYLLLFLAPDRADSKYLCEISEEQLAWLKKTLAENAALPTLIFFHAPLAGTLADYNKEVNTVNFIAQPKAKLDAIIESNPQIVAWVSGHTHTPASNPSFAAPLNLYQNRVWNIHNADLDRKTIWTNSLYLYPEQVVVKTYNHKTGQFIDADQRIIKAKP; from the coding sequence TTGCTGAAAAAAGGCGCGATTTTATTTCTCTTCGTATGGGGACTGCTGGCGCTGGTTTCCTCGCCATGCGTGGCGGCGTTGCCAAGCGTGCAGGATTATCAGCGCATCGTCGTGCTGGGCGATCCGCATTATCCGACGCGGCCGCAAAATACGGACGCGGCGCTAAGCTTGGAACTTGTCGAAGCGAAGCAAAACGCAGTGGACGAGATCAATTCCTGGGACGATGTGGCGCTGGTGGTCGTGGTCGGCGATATCGTCGCGGCGCAGGGGACGGAAGAGGAATATGCCGAGGCCAGGGGATTTATTGAAAGAATCAAGAAACCGGTTGCCGTGATTCCGGGCAATCATGATCTCATTTATCGGGACGAGCCGAATGTGAAAGGAAAGCTGCAGCGTGCAGCGGCAAAAGAGCGGGAAATGAAAGTGGAACGCTTCAAAACCGCGTATGGCTTGGAAGAGGTATATTACAGCAAAAAAGTGGGCGATTACCTGCTTCTCTTTCTCGCGCCGGATAGGGCAGACAGCAAATATCTGTGCGAGATTTCGGAAGAGCAGTTGGCATGGCTGAAAAAAACGCTGGCGGAAAATGCTGCGCTGCCGACGCTGATTTTTTTCCATGCGCCCTTAGCCGGTACACTGGCGGACTATAACAAGGAAGTCAATACGGTCAATTTTATTGCGCAGCCCAAGGCAAAGCTCGATGCGATCATAGAAAGCAATCCGCAGATTGTGGCCTGGGTTTCCGGTCATACCCACACGCCAGCGAGCAATCCCAGTTTTGCTGCGCCGCTGAATCTCTATCAGAATAGGGTCTGGAACATACACAATGCCGATCTGGATCGAAAAACCATTTGGACGAATTCGCTATATCTTTATCCGGAGCAGGTGGTGGTAAAGACGTACAACCATAAGACGGGGCAGTTTATCGATGCGGATCAAAGAATAATAAAGGCGAAGCCATAA
- a CDS encoding S-adenosyl-l-methionine hydroxide adenosyltransferase family protein, with protein sequence MMKLNRVAAIVLILLAVFSTGVLAQEAKGNALVLQTDFGLKDGAVSAMKGVAIGVDADLRIFDLTHEIPAYNIWEASYRLMQTASYWPAGTVFVSVVDPGVGTDRKSVVVKTKTGHYFVTPDNGTLTLIEESMGISEVREIDENINRLPGSSDSYTFHGRDVYAYTGARLAAKAITFEQIGPVVNREIVKIGYQKAVMQGDAVLGNIPILDIQYGNVWTNIDKKLIDALNIKKNDLLKVEIYNKGNRVYQGTIPYVNSFGDVPDGKPLAYANSLMQLSFALNMDSFSAVHKVYSGPEWTVKVQKVSK encoded by the coding sequence ATGATGAAGTTGAATCGGGTAGCTGCAATCGTTCTTATCCTATTGGCGGTATTTTCGACAGGTGTGTTGGCGCAGGAAGCGAAGGGTAACGCACTGGTGCTGCAAACGGACTTCGGCTTGAAAGACGGCGCGGTAAGCGCAATGAAGGGTGTGGCAATCGGCGTTGACGCGGATTTGAGGATCTTCGATCTGACGCATGAAATTCCGGCGTATAATATTTGGGAAGCGTCATATCGCCTGATGCAGACGGCATCGTACTGGCCTGCGGGTACGGTTTTTGTTTCGGTTGTCGATCCTGGCGTAGGAACGGATCGCAAGTCTGTTGTTGTAAAAACGAAGACAGGGCATTATTTCGTAACGCCGGACAATGGAACGCTGACGTTGATCGAAGAGTCGATGGGCATCAGTGAAGTGCGGGAAATTGATGAAAACATCAATCGCCTGCCGGGTTCCAGCGATTCGTACACGTTTCATGGCCGCGATGTTTATGCCTATACCGGTGCGCGTTTAGCGGCAAAAGCGATCACGTTTGAGCAGATCGGACCTGTTGTGAACCGCGAGATTGTTAAGATTGGGTATCAAAAAGCTGTAATGCAAGGCGATGCCGTCTTGGGCAATATTCCGATCCTGGATATCCAGTACGGCAATGTCTGGACGAATATTGACAAGAAATTGATCGACGCACTGAACATTAAAAAGAATGATCTGCTGAAGGTGGAAATCTACAACAAAGGAAACCGGGTCTACCAGGGCACGATTCCTTACGTGAACAGCTTCGGAGACGTACCGGACGGAAAGCCGCTGGCATATGCCAACAGTCTGATGCAGCTTTCCTTTGCGCTGAACATGGATAGCTTCTCTGCTGTTCATAAAGTATATTCGGGTCCGGAATGGACAGTTAAGGTACAAAAAGTAAGTAAATAA
- a CDS encoding amino acid ABC transporter permease, giving the protein MNFDVVWFVSLFPIVLPALELTISMSLLSLLLTVLLSVFISIIRHFRLPGLSPFFGAYITLFRATPLVAQLFILYFGLPSLIPAMKSMSAFQTTVLALTLNTSAFMSETLRAAIESVDEGQIEACYSMGMTRYQTMVRVVLPQAFVVALPSLGNQFIGIIKGTALGFTVGLADIMAQAKIAAALDLRFFEAYLCVTLIYLLLVICVEKMQSILERRLQKFS; this is encoded by the coding sequence ATGAATTTTGATGTTGTATGGTTTGTTAGCCTGTTTCCCATTGTCCTGCCCGCGCTCGAATTGACGATTAGCATGTCGCTGCTGTCGCTGCTGCTTACCGTCTTGCTGTCGGTTTTCATTTCGATTATCCGGCACTTTCGTCTGCCTGGACTGTCGCCGTTCTTCGGCGCGTATATCACTCTTTTTCGCGCAACGCCGCTCGTGGCGCAGCTCTTTATCCTGTATTTTGGTCTTCCTTCGCTGATTCCGGCGATGAAGTCGATGAGCGCCTTTCAGACAACCGTGCTGGCGTTGACGTTAAACACTTCGGCGTTTATGTCCGAAACGCTCAGAGCGGCGATCGAATCGGTGGATGAGGGGCAGATCGAAGCCTGTTACTCGATGGGCATGACGCGCTACCAGACGATGGTGCGCGTGGTGCTGCCGCAGGCTTTCGTCGTCGCGCTGCCCTCGCTTGGCAACCAGTTTATCGGCATCATCAAAGGCACCGCGCTCGGCTTCACCGTTGGACTCGCCGATATCATGGCCCAGGCAAAAATCGCAGCGGCGCTCGATCTTCGCTTCTTCGAGGCTTATTTATGCGTCACGCTGATCTATCTGCTGCTGGTGATTTGTGTTGAAAAAATGCAGAGCATACTGGAAAGACGGCTGCAAAAATTCAGTTAA
- a CDS encoding transporter substrate-binding domain-containing protein, which translates to MKKIILAVAALCIMVVTAACGNTEKPAATQEKGAAPTEIIVASGSSSIPNSYIEKGVHKGHEVDIWNAIAAKTGLKVTFVTGEFNTLFGYLDSGKADTVGNTITLNAKRKEKYDFSEPYAYIPEKLVVHSDRTDIKKLKDINGMNCGFSAGSNGGNLFQQIAKEQGIKINMVAYDSSELLDEAFRQGKVDVMIFAGAEVAYKINNKVLDARMVEENIAVGAKAYPFVKGNAKSEALNKIVTKAIKEMQQDGTLEKIYMKWYGMDFSKKPESGKIAE; encoded by the coding sequence ATGAAAAAAATTATCTTGGCAGTAGCCGCTCTTTGTATCATGGTAGTCACGGCCGCCTGCGGCAACACGGAAAAGCCTGCAGCGACGCAGGAAAAAGGAGCCGCGCCGACCGAAATCATCGTGGCATCCGGTTCGTCGTCGATTCCGAACAGTTATATTGAAAAAGGCGTGCATAAGGGGCACGAGGTCGATATCTGGAATGCCATCGCGGCGAAGACCGGCTTGAAAGTCACGTTTGTGACCGGCGAGTTCAACACGCTCTTCGGCTATCTGGATTCGGGCAAGGCTGATACCGTGGGCAATACGATCACGCTGAATGCGAAGCGCAAAGAAAAGTATGATTTTTCGGAGCCGTATGCGTACATCCCCGAAAAATTGGTGGTGCATTCGGATCGAACCGACATTAAAAAACTCAAAGACATCAATGGGATGAACTGCGGTTTTTCGGCAGGCTCGAATGGCGGCAATCTGTTCCAGCAGATTGCGAAAGAGCAGGGCATCAAGATCAACATGGTCGCGTATGACAGCTCGGAGTTGCTGGATGAAGCCTTTCGCCAAGGCAAAGTGGATGTCATGATCTTTGCCGGAGCCGAGGTCGCATATAAGATCAACAACAAAGTGCTGGATGCCAGAATGGTGGAAGAAAATATTGCGGTTGGCGCGAAAGCGTATCCGTTTGTAAAAGGCAATGCCAAGTCGGAAGCGTTGAATAAGATCGTGACAAAAGCGATTAAGGAAATGCAACAGGATGGTACGCTGGAAAAAATATATATGAAGTGGTATGGAATGGATTTCAGCAAAAAACCGGAGAGCGGTAAAATAGCGGAGTAA
- a CDS encoding carbonic anhydrase, whose amino-acid sequence MRKRYLPLLLTLFFVLSIISSVLASAPASFVPAETAEKMLADGNTRFLSEKYADRKIGKNERSELSKGQHPFAVIVTCSDSRVAPELLFDQGLGDLFVVRVAGNVLDAIELGSVEYAVEHLGAKLVVVLGHEKCGAVKAALDGGDLPPNIKAIADKIQPAVAVAKEQKAANLYEAAADANVINMIASLRSDPVIAHLEGVQLVGAKYHLESGQVTFFK is encoded by the coding sequence ATGCGTAAACGGTACCTTCCCCTTTTGCTCACCCTTTTCTTCGTGCTTTCCATCATCAGCTCGGTTCTGGCGTCCGCCCCCGCGTCCTTTGTCCCGGCCGAAACCGCAGAAAAAATGCTGGCGGACGGCAACACGCGTTTCCTCTCCGAAAAATATGCCGACCGGAAGATCGGCAAGAACGAACGGAGCGAGCTAAGCAAAGGACAACATCCCTTTGCCGTGATCGTCACCTGTTCGGATTCGCGCGTCGCTCCGGAACTCCTCTTTGACCAAGGCCTGGGCGATCTCTTCGTCGTACGCGTCGCAGGCAACGTCCTCGACGCGATCGAACTCGGCAGCGTCGAATACGCCGTAGAACATCTTGGCGCCAAGCTGGTCGTCGTCCTGGGCCACGAAAAATGCGGCGCGGTGAAGGCTGCGCTTGACGGCGGCGACCTTCCGCCTAATATTAAGGCAATCGCCGACAAAATCCAACCCGCAGTCGCAGTCGCCAAAGAGCAGAAAGCTGCGAACCTATACGAAGCCGCGGCCGATGCCAACGTCATCAACATGATCGCCTCGCTGCGCAGCGATCCCGTGATCGCACATCTGGAAGGCGTTCAATTGGTAGGCGCTAAATACCACCTCGAATCAGGTCAGGTTACCTTCTTCAAATAA
- a CDS encoding amino acid ABC transporter ATP-binding protein has product MIKVEQLKVQFGENVVLKNVDVQIENGEVVVLIGPSGSGKSTFLRCLNFLVRPVEGRISVDGVTLDAKTVSKREIDHIRQKTAMVFQNYNLLKNMTALQNIMEPMVTVQKISKKEAEKVALGLLEKVGLLQKKDAYPKEMSGGQQQRIGIARALAVNANVILFDEPTSSLDPELVGEVLGVIKQVVAEHNKTMLIVTHEMNFAREVADRILFLEDGAITAMGTPQEIFENGANERIKKFINTVSAN; this is encoded by the coding sequence ATGATTAAAGTAGAGCAGTTAAAAGTGCAGTTCGGCGAAAACGTAGTCTTGAAAAACGTCGATGTTCAAATAGAAAATGGCGAAGTCGTTGTCTTGATCGGTCCGTCAGGCAGCGGAAAATCAACCTTTCTGCGCTGTTTGAATTTCCTGGTCAGGCCAGTGGAGGGCCGGATCAGCGTGGATGGAGTTACGCTGGATGCCAAAACGGTCTCGAAACGGGAGATTGACCACATCAGGCAGAAAACGGCGATGGTCTTTCAAAATTATAATCTGCTTAAGAATATGACCGCGCTGCAGAACATCATGGAACCGATGGTGACGGTGCAAAAAATAAGCAAAAAAGAAGCCGAAAAAGTGGCGTTGGGCCTGCTGGAAAAGGTGGGGCTTTTGCAGAAAAAAGATGCCTACCCCAAAGAAATGTCGGGCGGGCAACAGCAGCGAATCGGAATCGCGCGCGCGTTGGCGGTCAATGCCAATGTGATTTTGTTTGACGAACCGACCTCCTCGCTCGATCCGGAGTTGGTCGGCGAAGTCCTGGGCGTCATCAAGCAAGTGGTGGCAGAGCATAATAAGACGATGCTGATCGTGACGCATGAAATGAATTTTGCCCGCGAAGTGGCCGATCGGATTCTCTTTTTAGAAGACGGTGCGATTACGGCGATGGGAACGCCGCAGGAAATCTTTGAAAACGGCGCAAATGAGAGAATCAAAAAATTTATCAATACGGTCAGTGCCAATTAA
- a CDS encoding LysR family transcriptional regulator, which produces MEIIHLVYFAEVAQTGSFTKAAENLYVSQSTISKLIKNLENELGISLFERTSKGVILTEAGQLLIKKARDALTIIDNIREEMADLAGIPSGVIKIGIPPMVSALFPRIIGGFNVQYPKIKIDLIEIGSRRVERGLIESSIDIGVIVLPSLNKAELEHVPLLNDPLRLVCHIDHRLAKEEIVDFKDLQQESFVLYGEGFTLRDHILEKCEEHGFIPHVVCETMQWDFMVEIVASHLAVAFVPSEICKKLDPTKVKCLPLATEIKPWHLALAWKANGYLSRMTRLWMKFTLDHFDVLKNNL; this is translated from the coding sequence ATGGAAATTATCCATTTAGTCTATTTTGCTGAAGTGGCTCAAACGGGCAGCTTTACCAAAGCTGCCGAAAATTTATATGTATCGCAATCCACGATCAGCAAGTTAATAAAAAACTTGGAAAACGAATTGGGGATTTCCTTATTCGAACGCACTTCTAAAGGAGTCATCTTGACAGAAGCCGGTCAGTTGTTGATTAAAAAGGCTAGAGATGCCTTAACGATCATTGACAACATTCGTGAAGAAATGGCCGATTTAGCGGGAATTCCAAGCGGTGTAATAAAAATAGGCATACCGCCTATGGTCAGCGCACTTTTCCCTCGCATCATTGGCGGGTTCAACGTTCAATATCCTAAAATCAAAATAGACTTGATTGAAATCGGCTCGCGCAGAGTAGAACGAGGCTTGATCGAAAGCAGCATCGATATCGGCGTGATCGTCTTGCCCAGCTTGAACAAGGCAGAATTGGAACATGTCCCTTTGTTGAACGACCCGTTGCGGCTGGTCTGTCATATCGACCATCGCTTGGCAAAAGAAGAAATCGTCGACTTTAAGGATTTGCAACAAGAGTCGTTTGTCCTTTACGGCGAAGGCTTCACACTACGTGATCACATCCTGGAAAAATGCGAGGAGCACGGATTTATTCCCCATGTCGTTTGCGAAACGATGCAATGGGATTTCATGGTGGAAATCGTCGCATCGCATTTAGCCGTCGCTTTCGTTCCATCAGAAATTTGCAAAAAACTGGATCCGACCAAAGTGAAGTGCCTTCCCTTGGCTACTGAAATCAAACCGTGGCATTTGGCTCTGGCCTGGAAAGCAAACGGCTATCTGTCGAGAATGACGCGCTTATGGATGAAGTTCACCTTGGATCACTTTGATGTTTTAAAGAATAATCTATAA
- a CDS encoding HpcH/HpaI aldolase family protein — protein sequence MYKNPLKEKIRTCEPISGCMIQGAFPAFVEICGLAGFDFIFIDAEHGALSTRDCEELVRAAEVRHTVPLVRVPNAAPDTILRFMDIGAMGVILPGVSAKEEAEAAVRAVKYYPEGKRGLNAVRASDYGMTKPLAQYVVDANRETVVLAIIENTSALENLAEILAVDGLDGVILGTADLSQALGVPGQGQHPKVQEAYQTFLKEGLKAGKAIGAVVRPGESVQDYLDAGVSMLITSAYSLFAKEAKRFVSELK from the coding sequence ATGTACAAAAACCCTCTGAAAGAAAAAATACGCACCTGCGAACCAATATCCGGCTGCATGATCCAAGGAGCTTTCCCAGCTTTCGTTGAAATCTGCGGCCTGGCCGGATTCGATTTCATCTTTATCGATGCCGAGCATGGCGCGCTTTCGACGCGCGACTGCGAGGAACTGGTGCGGGCGGCGGAGGTGCGTCATACGGTGCCGCTCGTTAGAGTGCCGAATGCCGCGCCGGACACGATCCTGCGCTTCATGGACATCGGGGCGATGGGCGTGATACTGCCGGGCGTCTCGGCGAAAGAAGAGGCGGAAGCGGCGGTTCGCGCGGTCAAGTATTATCCGGAAGGAAAGCGCGGTCTGAATGCGGTCAGGGCTTCGGACTATGGGATGACAAAGCCGCTCGCGCAGTATGTGGTCGATGCCAATCGGGAAACGGTGGTGTTGGCGATCATCGAGAATACGAGCGCGCTGGAGAATCTGGCGGAAATTCTCGCGGTCGACGGGCTCGACGGGGTGATCCTCGGTACCGCGGATTTGTCGCAAGCGCTTGGCGTACCGGGACAGGGGCAGCATCCGAAGGTGCAAGAAGCCTATCAAACGTTTCTAAAGGAAGGGTTGAAAGCGGGCAAAGCGATCGGCGCAGTGGTGCGACCCGGCGAAAGCGTGCAGGACTATCTGGATGCGGGGGTATCGATGCTGATCACGAGCGCTTACTCTCTTTTTGCCAAGGAAGCGAAACGTTTCGTTAGCGAACTGAAATAA
- a CDS encoding Crp/Fnr family transcriptional regulator, which yields MLRKLLDLFKPQEKLAEFLSRVPKEIKERCLVKTIAAGEAITQKGEPVNCVYILIHGDTRVINEFPNGERYSFAHLTPISFIGELEVFAEEEAYACNVEAETDCEVMIVVREDFEKWLKLDAEFLLTVVGVLAKKMYISSFEAGEIKFFSGIRKLQAYIVKYCRTIKEDEQFLINKKRQQIADEIGTSVKTVNRNIEALKESEMLSVKKGKIYITKEQYAKMVAVLERC from the coding sequence GTGTTGAGAAAATTGCTTGACCTCTTTAAACCGCAAGAGAAATTAGCTGAATTCTTGAGCCGGGTTCCTAAGGAAATAAAAGAACGGTGTCTGGTAAAAACGATCGCGGCCGGAGAAGCGATTACGCAAAAAGGCGAACCGGTAAATTGCGTTTATATCTTGATTCATGGCGATACACGGGTTATCAACGAATTTCCGAATGGGGAACGGTATAGTTTCGCACATTTGACGCCGATTAGTTTTATCGGCGAATTAGAAGTTTTTGCGGAGGAAGAGGCGTATGCCTGCAATGTGGAAGCCGAGACGGACTGTGAAGTGATGATCGTAGTCCGGGAAGATTTTGAGAAATGGTTGAAGCTGGATGCGGAGTTTTTGCTTACGGTTGTTGGCGTTCTTGCGAAGAAGATGTATATTTCATCCTTTGAAGCAGGAGAGATCAAGTTTTTTTCGGGTATTCGAAAATTGCAGGCATACATTGTGAAATACTGTAGGACGATCAAAGAGGATGAACAGTTTTTAATCAATAAGAAACGACAGCAAATTGCCGACGAAATCGGCACAAGCGTTAAAACGGTCAATCGGAATATCGAAGCGTTAAAAGAAAGCGAGATGCTGTCGGTGAAAAAAGGAAAGATTTATATTACAAAGGAGCAGTATGCAAAGATGGTTGCCGTCCTGGAAAGGTGCTAA
- a CDS encoding AAA family ATPase, which yields MKLLGLIVKSYAGLLSEEIFSFTDEYNISFDFETEFLKIEKNNNYIPELYGKTIYNITPVIGGNGSGKTTILNMLGRRMLERISYSIDDTGNNTDQYFLLFNFHNNVYYLESIHFCPRNIKRFSSKAGIFNIYFEDDRIGYKEEKEKEKEKEKHFNDSIIYINNSYLYALNDKSLVNKGDDMEQFVPRVINGVPSLAQLYDTYIDLNNEGILYSPLIIQFKKGEWFQGEKGTFQLSPIKNEKIKHISDCHQYMPENIEDFYLHLFSGVIEACCNICKNISKNDKEFDYSFSKFKKQHKSGKFRSREQFKKVCSEFQKIIPNDKDLFKKYVNYLSELFLAFYDIRGQVTTGYKFFSITFSKGKKEEFSAFLEAYDKLKEFAAYIKQAWEVKNDLNKVQEDYIYDDLLSSSRKDLGTWVYEAMPFEINKLEMATGEQNILNLVSIATGQLKKFCLQQPGWSYSLNKNLIVLIDEIELNMHIEWSRRMIGFLKNYFDKMKIKIFDQEEIFYKTNNTIQLIFSTHSPFMLSDIVNQNIILLEKQGKQIKTVQAISKTFAQNIQEIMTDSFFVKDYWGEYAKELLEEVIIALQPEYKEKVSEEKKKKMVYVIRQIGEPLLRDKLMEMYQKKYYSETVEKKEVVQRIKELYGEFDSKAINEIEKMFHET from the coding sequence ATGAAATTACTTGGTTTAATTGTAAAATCTTATGCGGGTCTATTAAGTGAAGAAATATTTTCATTTACTGATGAATATAATATTTCTTTTGACTTCGAGACCGAGTTTTTGAAAATTGAAAAAAACAACAATTACATACCGGAGTTGTATGGAAAAACTATTTACAACATTACACCCGTAATAGGAGGGAATGGTAGTGGGAAAACCACGATATTAAATATGTTGGGAAGAAGGATGCTGGAGAGAATTTCATACTCTATAGATGACACAGGAAATAATACAGATCAGTATTTCCTGTTATTTAATTTTCATAATAACGTTTATTATTTGGAATCTATACATTTCTGTCCGAGAAATATCAAGAGATTCTCTAGTAAAGCTGGGATTTTCAATATATATTTTGAAGACGATAGAATAGGATATAAAGAAGAAAAAGAAAAAGAAAAAGAAAAAGAAAAACATTTTAACGATTCGATAATTTACATTAACAATTCATATTTATATGCTTTAAATGATAAATCACTTGTAAATAAAGGTGATGATATGGAACAATTTGTTCCAAGGGTAATTAATGGCGTTCCTTCTTTAGCTCAACTCTATGATACATATATTGATTTGAATAATGAGGGGATTTTGTATTCGCCTTTAATTATACAGTTTAAAAAAGGAGAGTGGTTTCAAGGGGAAAAGGGAACTTTTCAGCTTTCACCAATTAAGAATGAAAAAATAAAGCATATAAGTGATTGTCATCAGTATATGCCTGAGAACATAGAGGATTTTTATCTCCATTTGTTTAGTGGTGTTATAGAAGCGTGTTGCAATATTTGTAAAAATATTAGTAAAAATGATAAGGAATTTGATTATTCATTTTCAAAATTTAAGAAACAACACAAAAGTGGCAAATTTCGTTCGCGTGAACAATTTAAAAAGGTGTGTTCTGAGTTTCAGAAGATAATACCAAATGATAAAGACCTGTTTAAAAAATATGTAAATTATCTTTCTGAATTATTTCTAGCTTTTTATGATATTAGAGGGCAAGTTACAACAGGCTATAAATTCTTTAGTATTACATTTTCCAAAGGGAAGAAGGAGGAATTTAGTGCGTTTCTAGAAGCATATGATAAACTCAAAGAATTTGCTGCTTATATAAAACAAGCTTGGGAGGTGAAAAATGACTTAAATAAAGTGCAAGAAGATTATATATATGACGATTTACTATCATCCTCTAGAAAGGATTTAGGGACTTGGGTGTATGAGGCAATGCCGTTTGAGATTAATAAACTTGAAATGGCTACTGGTGAACAAAATATATTAAATTTAGTGAGTATTGCTACCGGTCAATTGAAAAAGTTTTGTTTACAGCAACCAGGATGGTCTTATAGTCTAAATAAAAATTTAATAGTACTGATAGATGAGATAGAACTTAATATGCACATTGAATGGTCACGAAGGATGATTGGATTTTTGAAAAATTATTTTGATAAGATGAAAATTAAAATTTTTGATCAGGAAGAAATATTCTATAAAACCAATAATACTATACAGCTTATCTTTTCAACCCACTCTCCTTTTATGCTTTCGGATATTGTGAATCAGAATATAATTTTACTAGAGAAACAGGGAAAGCAGATAAAAACTGTTCAGGCTATATCCAAAACTTTTGCTCAAAATATCCAAGAAATTATGACTGATTCGTTCTTCGTAAAAGATTATTGGGGAGAATATGCAAAAGAGTTGTTGGAAGAAGTAATAATTGCATTGCAGCCAGAATACAAAGAGAAGGTTTCAGAAGAAAAGAAAAAGAAAATGGTTTATGTTATACGCCAAATCGGAGAGCCTTTGTTAAGAGATAAACTTATGGAAATGTATCAAAAGAAATACTATTCCGAAACCGTTGAAAAGAAAGAAGTAGTTCAACGAATAAAGGAACTATATGGAGAATTTGACAGTAAGGCTATAAATGAAATAGAAAAAATGTTTCATGAAACATAA